One window from the genome of Eucalyptus grandis isolate ANBG69807.140 chromosome 7, ASM1654582v1, whole genome shotgun sequence encodes:
- the LOC104454106 gene encoding cytochrome P450 94C1, giving the protein MESTGISWLHRLQTSSCFFFVLSLLLLTISVALIFCKFLWFSRRRLLCRCHICDSYRTSSWANEFDNLCDWYTHLLKKSPSQTIHIHVLGNVITANPVVVEYMLKTRFNNYPKGKPFSMILGDFLGKGIFNVDGDWWMFQRKMASLELGSIAIRSHAYKTVTKEIETRLLPLLSAAAEDGKKILDLQDVFQRFSFDNICNFSFGVDPGCLESSMPISSFAESFNLATKLSAERALAITPLVWKMKRLLNVGSEKKLNDAIKVVKVLAKDVISQKRKLGFSNHQDLLSRFMACVNDDKFLVDIVISFILAGQDTMASALSAFFWLLGKHPETVSRIRSEAKEVMDGDQEFASFEQIRGLHYLHAVVYESLRLLPPIQFDSKFALKDDVLPDGTTVKEGTRVTYHPYAMARMDQIWGPDCMKFKPERWIENGKFCPPNAYKYPVFQAGSRVCLGKEMAIVEMKIVALSVLRKFDITVVSPASGPRFSPGLTAIMKGGVKVLVKKKGDAPPLEEN; this is encoded by the coding sequence ATGGAGTCCACAGGAATCTCATGGCTTCACAGGCTTCAAacttcttcttgcttcttcttcgtcCTCTCTCTTTTGCTGCTCACCATCTCTGTAGCTTTGATCTTCTGTAAATTTCTCTGGTTTTCGAGACGTAGGCTTTTATGCCGATGTCACATTTGTGATAGTTATCGTACGTCTAGCTGGGCAAATGAATTCGATAACCTCTGCGATTGGTACACTCACCTCCTCAAGAAATCTCCATCCCAGACCATTCACATCCATGTTCTCGGCAACGTCATCACCGCGAATCCGGTGGTGGTTGAGTACATGCTCAAGACCAGATTCAACAATTACCCGAAAGGGAAGCCTTTCTCTATGATCCTCGGTGATTTCCTCGGCAAAGGCATTTTCAACGTCGACGGAGATTGGTGGATGTTCCAGAGGAAgatggcgagcctcgagcttgggAGCATCGCTATCCGGTCCCACGCGTACAAAACCGTCACGAAAGAGATTGAGACCCGGCTCCTCCCGCTTTTGTCGGCGGCGGCTGAGGACGGGAAGAAGATCCTGGATCTACAGGACGTCTTCCAGAGGTTCTCTTTCGATaacatttgtaatttttcttttggggtaGACCCGGGGTGCCTTGAGTCTTCCATGCCCATTTCCAGCTTTGCCGAGTCGTTCAACCTCGCGACAAAGTTATCGGCGGAGCGAGCGCTCGCAATCACTCCATTAGTGTGGAAGATGAAGCGGCTACTTAACGTCGGCTCGGAGAAGAAACTCAATGATGCTATCAAAGTAGTCAAAGTCCTTGCAAAGGATGTCATATCGCAGAAGAGGAAGTTAGGGTTTTCCAACCACCAAGATCTCCTTTCGAGATTCATGGCTTGCGTCAATGACGACAAGTTTTTGGTAGACATTGTCATTAGCTTCATCCTAGCCGGTCAGGACACGATGGCCTCGGCATTGTCCGCCTTCTTCTGGCTGCTCGGGAAACATCCCGAGACCGTGTCGAGGATTCGGAGCGAGGCGAAGGAAGTCATGGATGGGGATCAAGAATTTGCGAGTTTTGAGCAAATAAGGGGACTACATTATTTGCATGCGGTGGTATATGAAAGCTTGAGATTACTCCCTCCCATTCAGTTCGACTCAAAATTTGCCCTAAAGGATGATGTACTTCCTGATGGAACTACTGTTAAGGAAGGCACAAGAGTTACTTACCACCCTTATGCAATGGCCAGGATGGACCAAATTTGGGGGCCCGATTGCATGAAATTCAAGCCTGAGAGGTGGATCGAAAACGGTAAGTTTTGCCCTCCGAACGCGTATAAGTACCCAGTCTTTCAAGCCGGATCAAGGGTTTGCCTCGGGAAGGAAATGGCCATAGTCGAGATGAAAATCGTGGCGCTGTCAGTTTTACGGAAGTTCGACATTACGGTCGTCTCGCCAGCGAGCGGACCCCGGTTCAGTCCGGGCCTGACGGCGATAATGAAGGGTGGGGTTAAGGTTCTGGTCAAGAAGAAAGGGGACGCTCCACCCCTGGAGGAAAATTGA
- the LOC104454107 gene encoding copper transport protein ATX1, translated as MAQTVVLKVGMSCEGCVGAVKRVLGKMEGVESFDIDLKEQKVTVKGNVQPNAVLKTVSKTGKKTTFWDAEAPAEPEAKPAEATAAV; from the exons ATGGCTCAG ACTGTTGTCCTTAAGGTTGGTATGTCCTGTGAGGGCTGCGTTGGTGCAGTGAAGAGGGTTCTCGGGAAAATGGAAG GAGTGGAGTCTTTCGATATTGATCTGAAGGAGCAGAAGGTGACGGTGAAAGGCAATGTCCAACCCAATGCAGTTTTAAAGACTGTCTCAAAGACTGGGAAGAAGACCACATTTTGGGATGCCGAAGCACCGGCGGAACCTGAAGCAAAGCCTGCTGAAGCGACTGCTGCCGTCTAA
- the LOC104455801 gene encoding uncharacterized protein LOC104455801, whose amino-acid sequence MANLHRLMGFKSLSFWVMIVLIFFPWQSLSSSALPGLEIKADNRLNFRRVRCRLPFFGRCFLMWFTCPLACPTSCFVDCNLCRPVCSCNYPGAVCQDPRFVGGDGNTFFFHGQKDRNFCLVSDPNFHINAHFIGKRNPSLKRDFTWVQSIGIVFGSHNLLVGAKRASTWDDRVDHLNVILDGAPVSLPPKEGYTWRSLAAASSPALSISRSGETNGLTVEVENNFRITMTVVPITAEESRVHGYNITDDDCFAHLELGFKFYNLTDFVDGVLGQTYRKNYVSKARADAVMPVMGGANKYATSSIFATDCLVSRFGQPLPATSNGHGLESLLCKSGIEGSGMVCRK is encoded by the exons ATGGCTAATCTGCATAGGCTCATGGGATTCAAAAGCTTGAGCTTCTGGGTCATGATCGTTTTGATCTTCTTCCCGTGGCAATCACTGTCATCATCAGCCTTGCCCGGTCTCGAAATCAAGGCCGACAACAGGCTGAATTTTCGGAGGGTCCGGTGCCGCCTGCCTTTTTTCGGGAGGTGTTTCTTGATGTGGTTTACTTGCCCCTTGGCCTGCCCGACTAGTTGTTTCGTGGATTGCAACCTATGCAGACCCGTCTGCA GTTGCAATTATCCCGGTGCTGTATGTCAAGACCCGCGGTTCGTAGGTGGAGATGGCAACACATTCTTCTTCCATGGCCAGAAAGATAGGAACTTCTGCTTGGTCTCGGACCCCAACTTCCATATCAACGCCCACTTCATCGGCAAACGAAACCCTAGCCTCAAGAGGGACTTCACTTGGGTCCAATCTATCGGCATCGTCTTCGGCTCACACAATCTCCTCGTCGGCGCGAAGAGGGCCTCGACATGGGACGACAGGGTCGACCACCTCAACGTAATCCTTGACGGCGCGCCTGTCTCGCTCCCACCCAAGGAAGGCTATACGTGGCGGTCCCTGGCGGCGGCGTCCTCGCCGGCCTTGTCCATCTCCCGCTCTGGCGAGACCAACGGCCTCACGGTCGAGGTGGAAAACAACTTCAGGATCACAATGACGGTTGTCCCGATAACGGCGGAGGAATCGAGGGTCCACGGGTATAACATCACGGACGACGACTGCTTCGCCCACCTAGAGCTAGGGTTCAAGTTCTACAACCTCACCGACTTCGTGGACGGGGTGCTTGGCCAGACTTACAGGAAGAACTACGTGAGCAAGGCCAGGGCTGACGCAGTGATGCCGGTGATGGGCGGCGCGAACAAGTACGCGACCTCGAGCATATTTGCGACCGACTGCCTGGTGTCGCGGTTCGGGCAACCTCTTCCGGCTACCAGCAACGGCCACGGACTCGAAAGCTTGCTTTGCAAGAGCGGGATCGAGGGGTCGGGGATGGTTTGTAGGAAGTGA
- the LOC104454103 gene encoding GDSL esterase/lipase At5g03610, whose translation MEKQRDLLFFCLVLSCSSSFLPWVSSSEGGLEKVSPQRLFVFGDSYADTGNTEKSSGGWHPPYGSTFPGEPSGRFSDGLVLTDYVASFLGIESPQPYTWRNDVNKTLLQHGMNFAFGGTGVFDTMAREPNMTTQIDYFQSSVEQNVYTKQDLSSSVALVSLAGNDYAAFTMKNGNQEELPSFITSVIDQLVYNLKRIKGLGVGKIAVTALEPLGCLPQITAVSSFKNCSSNWNSITRLHNHQLRRSLQELKKNESMMGPSSPSSSSALVILDLHSAFVSALNVLRHQSGNLSENPLKPCCVGVTEGYSCGNIGDKGVKNYALCNHPETSFFWDNIHPSQNGWHAVYSFLHSSLHRLL comes from the exons ATGGAGAAGCAAAGAGATTTGCTTTTCTTCTGTCTCGTTCTCTcctgctcttcttctttccttccttggGTCTCTTCTTCAG AAGGTGGCCTAGAGAAGGTGTCTCCGCAACGGCTGTTCGTCTTCGGGGACTCCTACGCCGACACCGGAAACACCGAGAAATCGAGCGGTGGGTGGCACCCGCCTTATGGCTCCACTTTCCCAGGGGAACCGTCCGGCCGCTTCTCTGACGGCCTTGTGTTGACCGATTATGTTG CATCCTTTTTGGGTATAGAGTCTCCTCAGCCCTATACATGGAGAAACGACGTGAACAAGACTCTGCTGCAACATGGGATGAACTTCGCATTTGGGGGGACAGGCGTGTTTGACACCATGGCCAGAGAACCAAACATGACCACCCAAATCGATTATTTCCAAAGCTCGGTCGAACAGAATGTCTACACCAAACAGGACCTCAGTTCCTCCGTCGCCCTGGTCTCGCTTGCCGGGAATGATTATGCCGCTTTCACTATGAAGAATGGCAACCAAGAG GAGCTGCCGTCTTTCATCACATCGGTCATCGACCAGCTAGTCTACAACCTGAAGCGCATTAAAGGCTTAGGAGTCGGCAAAATAGCGGTCACAGCATTAGAGCCACTGGGGTGTTTGCCTCAGATCACCGCTGTCTCTTCGTTCAAGAATTGCAGCTCAAATTGGAACTCCATAACTCGGCTTCACAACCACCAGTTGCGCCGATCTCTGCAAGAGCTGAAGAAGAATGAGAGCATGATGGGGCCGTCGTCGCCATCGTCGTCGTCCGCCCTTGTGATCTTGGACCTCCACAGTGCCTTTGTCTCTGCTCTGAATGTGCTACGACACCAATCGG GCAATTTAAGTGAGAATCCATTGAAGCCATGCTGTGTTGGTGTGACAGAGGGTTACTCATGTGGCAACATAGGCGACAAAGGAGTGAAGAACTACGCATTGTGCAACCATCCGGAGACATCGTTTTTCTGGGACAACATCCACCCTTCTCAGAATGGATGGCACGCCGTTTACTCTTTTCTGCATTCTTCTCTCCACCGTCTTTTGTAA